Proteins encoded by one window of Salvia splendens isolate huo1 chromosome 7, SspV2, whole genome shotgun sequence:
- the LOC121811608 gene encoding myb family transcription factor EFM-like isoform X2 — MGSLIAQGLTLDCSPPSKAWTPKSTTEFLAEVSRLDNVSEKISKLDDYVNRLQDEMKKIDAFKRELPLCMFLLNDAIARMKEEIMRCQSSNCEPILEEFIPLKKSSSDDEKAGEEVKETDIVDRREKMNWMSSVQLWNADSNKKRKEESVDRAAMEELFRGGKSSRTAGKAFSPFKGCSNFLAMAVGKEGRDEFPAAPSLSLRTPEIKSSTEEIFRNNFSSKSSSSRSGSSCGANSQTSLKADSQLNGRKQRRCWSPELHRRFVSALQQLGGAQAATPKQIRELMQVDGLTNDEVKSHLQKYRLHTRRVPPATNASAAVLWASQGPLHLSSRATSVTGGDSVEEEDEDNKSESRSWKRESHV, encoded by the exons ATGGGATCGTTGATCGCGCAGGGGCTCACCTTAGATTGCAGTCCGCCGTCGAAAGCTTGGACTCCGAAATCCACCACCGAATTTCTCGCTGAAGTGTCGAGGCTGGATAACGTATCCGAGAAGATTTCCAAGCTCGATGATTACGTGAATCGGCTGCAGGATGAGATGAAGAAGATCGATGCCTTCAAACGCGAGCTGCCTCTGTGCATGTTCCTCCTCAATGACG CGATTGCGAGGATGAAGGAGGAGATAATGCGGTGCCAGAGCTCGAATTGTGAACCGATTTTGGAGGAGTTCATACCGCTGAAGAAAAGTAGCTCCGATGATGAGAAAGCCGGTGAAGAAGTGAAGGAAACGGACATTGTAgataggagagagaaaatgaatTGGATGAGCTCTGTGCAGTTATGGAACGCCGATAGTAATAAAAAG AGGAAGGAGGAATCGGTTGATCGGGCGGCGATGGAGGAGCTCTTCCGGGGCGGTAAAAGCAGCAGGACGGCGGGGAAGGCGTTCTCCCCTTTTAAAGGCTGCAGTAATTTTCTGGCGATGGCGGTGGGGAAAGAGGGGAGGGATGAATTTCCGGCAGCGCCGTCGCTCTCGCTTCGCACCCCTGAGATTAAGAGTTCCACTGAGGAGATTTTTCGCAACAATTTCAGCTCCAAATCGAGCTCTAGCAGGTCCGGATCATCGTGCGGAGCCAACAGCCAAACGAGTTTGAAGGCTGATTCGCAGCTAAACGGCAGGAAGCAGCGGCGGTGCTGGTCGCCGGAGCTCCATCGCCGCTTTGTTAGCGCCCTGCAACAGCTCGGAGGCGCTCAAG CTGCAACTCCTAAACAGATCAGAGAGCTGATGCAAGTCGACGGCCTCACCAACGACGAAGTGAAGAGTCATTTGCAG AAATACCGGCTTCACACGCGGAGAGTTCCTCCGGCGACGAACGCATCCGCCGCCGTGCTATGGGCGT CGCAAGGCCCCCTCCACCTGTCGTCGAGGGCCACCTCGGTGACCGGGGGCGACAGCGTAGAAGAGGAAGACGAAGACAACAAATCAGAGAGCCGCAGCTGGAAGAGAGAGAGCCATGTATAG
- the LOC121811608 gene encoding transcription factor HHO6-like isoform X1: protein MGSLIAQGLTLDCSPPSKAWTPKSTTEFLAEVSRLDNVSEKISKLDDYVNRLQDEMKKIDAFKRELPLCMFLLNDAIARMKEEIMRCQSSNCEPILEEFIPLKKSSSDDEKAGEEVKETDIVDRREKMNWMSSVQLWNADSNKKRKEESVDRAAMEELFRGGKSSRTAGKAFSPFKGCSNFLAMAVGKEGRDEFPAAPSLSLRTPEIKSSTEEIFRNNFSSKSSSSRSGSSCGANSQTSLKADSQLNGRKQRRCWSPELHRRFVSALQQLGGAQAATPKQIRELMQVDGLTNDEVKSHLQKYRLHTRRVPPATNASAAVLWASQEQCGESSKPSNSQSSSPQGPLHLSSRATSVTGGDSVEEEDEDNKSESRSWKRESHV from the exons ATGGGATCGTTGATCGCGCAGGGGCTCACCTTAGATTGCAGTCCGCCGTCGAAAGCTTGGACTCCGAAATCCACCACCGAATTTCTCGCTGAAGTGTCGAGGCTGGATAACGTATCCGAGAAGATTTCCAAGCTCGATGATTACGTGAATCGGCTGCAGGATGAGATGAAGAAGATCGATGCCTTCAAACGCGAGCTGCCTCTGTGCATGTTCCTCCTCAATGACG CGATTGCGAGGATGAAGGAGGAGATAATGCGGTGCCAGAGCTCGAATTGTGAACCGATTTTGGAGGAGTTCATACCGCTGAAGAAAAGTAGCTCCGATGATGAGAAAGCCGGTGAAGAAGTGAAGGAAACGGACATTGTAgataggagagagaaaatgaatTGGATGAGCTCTGTGCAGTTATGGAACGCCGATAGTAATAAAAAG AGGAAGGAGGAATCGGTTGATCGGGCGGCGATGGAGGAGCTCTTCCGGGGCGGTAAAAGCAGCAGGACGGCGGGGAAGGCGTTCTCCCCTTTTAAAGGCTGCAGTAATTTTCTGGCGATGGCGGTGGGGAAAGAGGGGAGGGATGAATTTCCGGCAGCGCCGTCGCTCTCGCTTCGCACCCCTGAGATTAAGAGTTCCACTGAGGAGATTTTTCGCAACAATTTCAGCTCCAAATCGAGCTCTAGCAGGTCCGGATCATCGTGCGGAGCCAACAGCCAAACGAGTTTGAAGGCTGATTCGCAGCTAAACGGCAGGAAGCAGCGGCGGTGCTGGTCGCCGGAGCTCCATCGCCGCTTTGTTAGCGCCCTGCAACAGCTCGGAGGCGCTCAAG CTGCAACTCCTAAACAGATCAGAGAGCTGATGCAAGTCGACGGCCTCACCAACGACGAAGTGAAGAGTCATTTGCAG AAATACCGGCTTCACACGCGGAGAGTTCCTCCGGCGACGAACGCATCCGCCGCCGTGCTATGGGCGTCGCAAGAGCAATGCGGCGAGTCGTCGAAGCCGAGTAATTCGCAATCGAGCTCGCCGCAAGGCCCCCTCCACCTGTCGTCGAGGGCCACCTCGGTGACCGGGGGCGACAGCGTAGAAGAGGAAGACGAAGACAACAAATCAGAGAGCCGCAGCTGGAAGAGAGAGAGCCATGTATAG